The DNA sequence CAGCTCCCGGGCGATATCTTTCGTCGGTTCCAGCTCTATGCTCCATGTTTCTCTGCTCTTTTTCACCTTCTTGTCAAACACACCGGAGGATTTGAAATCGCTCACGGCAGCCGATAATACGGCGCCATCAGCATCCGGAAACTTATCCGTTGCCTCCCTGTACATCTCATCGGCTGAGGTAACCCGGATCAGGTTAATATTCGCACCATGGGTTGTTAAATGGGTAGGACCTGTTATCAGATCAACCTTTGCTCCGCAGGAAGCTAGTGCCTCTGCAATGGCGAACCCCATTTTCCCGGAACTGTAATTGCCAATAAATCTTACCGGATCAATGCCTTCATAGGTGGGTCCGGCCGTGACGATATAGTGTCTGCCGGTTAAGGTTTCTTTCGCAGAAAAATGCTGTTTTATTTTTTCAACAATACGTTCGGGCTCTTCCATTCTTCCCTTGCCCGAGAGTCCGCTGGCCAGCTCACCGGTAGCTGCCTCAATAACAATATTGCCGTATGACCGGAGTGTTTCTATGTTTTTCAGATTGGCCGGATGTTGATACATATCCAGATCCATAGCAGGTGCCACCATAACATCACATTTTGCCGACATATAGGTGGTAAGCAGTAAATTATCCGCGATACCACCGGCCATTTTTCCTATTGTGTTGGCCGTAGCGGGGGAAATAATGTAGAGATCGGCCCATGAGCCCAAATCCACATGGCTGTTCCATTCACCATTCTCAGGATTAAAAAAATCAAGCAGAATGGGATTCCTGGAAAGGGTGGCCATGGTGAGCGGAGTAATAAATTCTTTGGCGTATCTTGTCATCACAACCTTCACCTCAGCGCCTTCTTTCACCAGCAACCTAACAAGCATAGCAGCTTTATAAGCTGCTATGCTACCCGTTATACCGAGAAGTATATGTTTTCCATTAAGAGGTGCCATCCTGATTATATCTATTCTTTCTTATTGCCTTCCTCAGGCTGGGTATGCTCATGTCCGGTTTTTGGATTCCGGAAATAGATCTTACCTTCCATATACTCCTGAAGGGCAATCAGCGTCGGCTTGGGCAGACGTTCATAAAACTTGGAAATCTCAATCTGTTCTTTATTTTCAAAAATTTCTTCCAGATTGTCCGTATAAGAGGCAAACTCTTCCAGTTTGCTGTTCAGCTCTTCCTTCATTTCCGCACCAATCTGATTCGCTCTCTTTGAAATAATCACAGCAGCTTCATACACATTCCCTACCCCTTCTTCCAGCTTTTTTATATCCTGTGTAACAGTTGTAGCCGGAGCTTTGGTCTTTTTATAATCCATACCTCTAAATTTTTTTAATTTTCCAGATTCCTTTGTGTCGTATCGTATATTTTTTCTACTTCCTTA is a window from the Bacteroidales bacterium genome containing:
- a CDS encoding DNA-directed RNA polymerase subunit omega, which encodes MDYKKTKAPATTVTQDIKKLEEGVGNVYEAAVIISKRANQIGAEMKEELNSKLEEFASYTDNLEEIFENKEQIEISKFYERLPKPTLIALQEYMEGKIYFRNPKTGHEHTQPEEGNKKE
- the coaBC gene encoding bifunctional phosphopantothenoylcysteine decarboxylase/phosphopantothenate--cysteine ligase CoaBC; amino-acid sequence: MAPLNGKHILLGITGSIAAYKAAMLVRLLVKEGAEVKVVMTRYAKEFITPLTMATLSRNPILLDFFNPENGEWNSHVDLGSWADLYIISPATANTIGKMAGGIADNLLLTTYMSAKCDVMVAPAMDLDMYQHPANLKNIETLRSYGNIVIEAATGELASGLSGKGRMEEPERIVEKIKQHFSAKETLTGRHYIVTAGPTYEGIDPVRFIGNYSSGKMGFAIAEALASCGAKVDLITGPTHLTTHGANINLIRVTSADEMYREATDKFPDADGAVLSAAVSDFKSSGVFDKKVKKSRETWSIELEPTKDIARELGSMKTENQLLVGFALETHNEMEYAVQKLENKNLDYIVLNKLGEEGSGFQFDTNKIKIIDKHREVEEFELKSKKNVAGDIVQKIIEIQGR